One part of the Apus apus isolate bApuApu2 chromosome 11, bApuApu2.pri.cur, whole genome shotgun sequence genome encodes these proteins:
- the IRF8 gene encoding interferon regulatory factor 8 isoform X1, with product MCDRNGGRRLRQWLIEQIDSELYPGLIWENEEKTMFRIPWKHAGKQDYNQEVDASIFKAWAVFKGKFKEGDKAEPATWKTRLRCALNKSPDFEEVTDRSQLDISEPYKVYRIVPEEEQKCKAGIANGSSLNDITEMDCSSSAIDDLIKEPPCVDEYLGIIKRSPSPPQETCRNPPIPDWWVQQPSPALPLMNGYSGYEQHHSGYSQMVITFYYGGRLVGHVTTSCPEGCRISLSQPSSHGEKLYAPDALEHVGFPSADAIQNDRQKQITRKLFGHLERGVLLHSNKQGIFIKRLCQGRVFWSGNTMVYKDRPNKLDRDEVVKIFDTNLFFRELQQFYNSQGRFPESRVMLCFGEEFPDALPLRSKLILVQVEQLCVRQVVDEAGKTCSSSSPMLPIADETQHDQVYRIFQDICTTHQRPFFREHQQIAV from the exons ATGTGTGACCGCAACGGGGGGCGGCGGCTGCGGCAGTGGCTGATCGAGCAGATCGACAGCGAGCTCTACCCTGGGCTCATCTGGGAGAACGAGGAGAAAACCATGTTCCGCATCCCGTGGAAGCACGCCGGGAAGCAGGACTACAACCAGGAGGTGGATGCCTCCATCTTCAAG GCCTGGGCTGTTTTTAAAGGCAAGTTCAAAGAAGGTGACAAAGCAGAGCCGGCCACCTGGAAGACACGGCTGCGCTGTGCCTTGAACAAGAGCCCTGACTTTGAGGAGGTGACAGATAGGTCCCAGCTGGACATCTCTGAGCCCTACAAGGTCTACAGGattgtgccagaggaggaacAGAAAT GCAAAGCAGGGATTGCCAATGGGAGCAGCCTGAATGACATCACGGAGATggactgcagctcctctgccattGATGACCTGATTAAAGAG CCCCCCTGTGTTGATGAGTACCTGGGGATCATCAAGAGaagcccctcacccccccagGAGACCTGCAGGAACCCCCCAATACCCGACTGGTGggtgcagcagcccagccctg CGTTGCCCCTGATGAATGGCTACTCTGGCTACGAGCAGCATCATTCAG gTTACTCCCAGATGGTGATCACCTTCTACTACGGGGGGAGGCTGGTGGGCCATGTCACCACCTCGTGCCCTGAGGGCTGCAGGATCTCACTCAGCCAACCCTCCAGCCATGGTGAGAAGCTCTATGCTCCAGATGCCCTGGAGCACGTGGGGTTCCCCTCAGCTGATGCCATCCAGAATGACCGCCAGAAGCAGATCACCAGGAAGCTCTTCGGGCACCTGGAGAGGGGTGTCCTGCTCCACAGCAACAAGCAGGGCATCTTCATCAagaggctgtgccagggcagggtctTCTGGAGTGGGAACACCATGGTCTACAAGGACAGGCCCAACAAACTGGACCGGGATGAGGTGGTGAAGATATTTGACACCAACTTATTCTTCAGAG agctgcagcagttctACAACAGCCAGGGCCGCTTCCCAGAGAGCAGGGTCATGCTGTGCTTTGGAGAGGAGTTCCCAGATGCTCTTCCCCTGCGGAGCAAACTCATCCTTGTCCAG GTGGAGCAGCTGTGTGTCAGGCAGGTGGTGGATGAGGCTGGGaagacctgcagcagcagcagccccatgcTCCCCATAGCTGATGAGACACAGCATGACCAGGTGTACAGGATCTTCCAGGACATCTGCACGACACACCAGCGACCCTTCTTCAGAGAACACCAACAGATTGCTGTCTGA
- the IRF8 gene encoding interferon regulatory factor 8 isoform X2 produces the protein MCDRNGGRRLRQWLIEQIDSELYPGLIWENEEKTMFRIPWKHAGKQDYNQEVDASIFKAWAVFKGKFKEGDKAEPATWKTRLRCALNKSPDFEEVTDRSQLDISEPYKVYRIVPEEEQKCKAGIANGSSLNDITEMDCSSSAIDDLIKEPPCVDEYLGIIKRSPSPPQETCRNPPIPDWWVQQPSPALPLMNGYSGYEQHHSGYSQMVITFYYGGRLVGHVTTSCPEGCRISLSQPSSHGEKLYAPDALEHVGFPSADAIQNDRQKQITRKLFGHLERGVLLHSNKQGIFIKRLCQGRVFWSGNTMVYKDRPNKLDRDEVVKIFDTNLFFRELQQFYNSQGRFPESRVMLCFGEEFPDALPLRSKLILVQHWNLSPSCGKEE, from the exons ATGTGTGACCGCAACGGGGGGCGGCGGCTGCGGCAGTGGCTGATCGAGCAGATCGACAGCGAGCTCTACCCTGGGCTCATCTGGGAGAACGAGGAGAAAACCATGTTCCGCATCCCGTGGAAGCACGCCGGGAAGCAGGACTACAACCAGGAGGTGGATGCCTCCATCTTCAAG GCCTGGGCTGTTTTTAAAGGCAAGTTCAAAGAAGGTGACAAAGCAGAGCCGGCCACCTGGAAGACACGGCTGCGCTGTGCCTTGAACAAGAGCCCTGACTTTGAGGAGGTGACAGATAGGTCCCAGCTGGACATCTCTGAGCCCTACAAGGTCTACAGGattgtgccagaggaggaacAGAAAT GCAAAGCAGGGATTGCCAATGGGAGCAGCCTGAATGACATCACGGAGATggactgcagctcctctgccattGATGACCTGATTAAAGAG CCCCCCTGTGTTGATGAGTACCTGGGGATCATCAAGAGaagcccctcacccccccagGAGACCTGCAGGAACCCCCCAATACCCGACTGGTGggtgcagcagcccagccctg CGTTGCCCCTGATGAATGGCTACTCTGGCTACGAGCAGCATCATTCAG gTTACTCCCAGATGGTGATCACCTTCTACTACGGGGGGAGGCTGGTGGGCCATGTCACCACCTCGTGCCCTGAGGGCTGCAGGATCTCACTCAGCCAACCCTCCAGCCATGGTGAGAAGCTCTATGCTCCAGATGCCCTGGAGCACGTGGGGTTCCCCTCAGCTGATGCCATCCAGAATGACCGCCAGAAGCAGATCACCAGGAAGCTCTTCGGGCACCTGGAGAGGGGTGTCCTGCTCCACAGCAACAAGCAGGGCATCTTCATCAagaggctgtgccagggcagggtctTCTGGAGTGGGAACACCATGGTCTACAAGGACAGGCCCAACAAACTGGACCGGGATGAGGTGGTGAAGATATTTGACACCAACTTATTCTTCAGAG agctgcagcagttctACAACAGCCAGGGCCGCTTCCCAGAGAGCAGGGTCATGCTGTGCTTTGGAGAGGAGTTCCCAGATGCTCTTCCCCTGCGGAGCAAACTCATCCTTGTCCAG CACTGGAACCTCAGCCCCTCCTGTGGGAAAGAGGAATAA